Below is a genomic region from Vairimorpha necatrix chromosome 1, complete sequence.
TGCAGTCAAATTTATCTAGTACATTGTTACCTTTATCATCTGCGGAAGATTCGAAATTGTTATTTGTTCTAAACTTAACGGGCAgatgtattaaatataaatctatataatCTAATTGAAGATcatttaaagttttttgtAGACCCTTTTCTGGATTGTCGTGATAATTGCACCACAATTTTGatgtaataaataattcttCTCGTTTTATTAGTCCTTCatcgaaaatttttttcaaagttTCTCCaatgtatttttcatttccATAGATAAATGCGGTATCTATATGTCGATATCCGCATTTTATGGCACTTCTTACCGAAGtttcaattttatctttGTCTGTAATCATCCAAGTCCCAAGCCCAACTACGGGCATTTCGTAACCACTGTTTagttttacttttttctcAAACAtagagaaaaaattaaatttttaacttatatatttttatttattactaTAAccaattatttctttaaataaagGGAGTAATCTTCCATACTAATTTTTGTAGCCCTTTAGAAATATTCAgcaaattaatttaacgtcaaatataaatatttgtctTTATAAAGTACAAATTATAACTTTCTCCTTTTTGacataaaattatagacTAATAACAAAGGCTTCCGattgtttttgttaaattgtttatatagtttttattGCAGCTTGCCTTAGTGTTTTCAAGtatcatataattttaatattggtAGATAAATTGATGAAGAATCTATATGTTTCTTGATAGAGATTATGTGTTTTCTTTTGTCTTTACGTACAAGttgatttaaaatctacgtgtacaaattttttatattttccaaTTTTTAGGGATATTTATCCACTATCaatatatgaattttttgttcttataattttttatcacaTTAAGACTGAAATGTAGGCGGCGTCATATTCCAAATCCcgtattataaaatagcAATTTACTCAATGTGTGGCATATAAATTACACGAGAACCTCAAAaagaacaaataaaattatatatgtataCGGGCCACGTCATATACTAGTGGAAAAAAGTACTGGGTATATGTTTGAATCATAAAAAGACAATATGCAATAAATTGTGATTTGAATAACCAGGAAACGATGCTCTACTTCAAGAATCTTGCTTTCTAAGCAGCAAACATGGTCttgatttatatatataaaataactTTCTGAAAtgaattaattttaatgtataGGAAAAACGATATATGATCTTTTACAcacaattaaattattatatactCTATATTGAATTTAAGTAGGTAAATTTCATAGTTATTCACGTAGTAGCACAAAAACATATGATAAAACAAGAGCATAAACCTAAATTAAATAGTAAGTTAGAATGCTTTAAATCTAGtgattttacaaattattttttataaacagtTTGCATgtttatatacaaaataaaaatctttttctaGATTAAACGTTCACGCATTATAGCAATATGAACATGCGTTTACTAggtttaataattattatttatagaatgGTATCATTGGTTTTCTTCCAATATGTACACTATGattgaaataattaaaaatcacGAGTCAGTGACATCGGCGTTATGTATAAAAGCCTAATTTGAGTTTACACAAAATGTTTGTATTTTCGATTATTTTAtcatgtaaaatattttttatccaattataaaaaaacattgtcTGTTTTCTTCGATCTTTTAGTATATTCAAATGTGTAGTCTACATAAGTATGTCATATTACATCAAACTATTTTGTACTGTTAAGGtatataaatgttttatttttggcctaggtttattttaaaatttaaaaaatcgaGGAGATAGGTATATAAACTATATGATTACAAAACCACCGCatagattttataatttttttgtgcaattataaaattcaagaCTGTGATGTTCTGAACTCCTCACATCAACTTTCAAAGGTTTCCTCTATGATGTGTcaataaacaaacaaacaaaagaaTACTTTGACAATAGGTCTATAAATGTAAAAGCATTAACCTTTAGTAGAATTGCTAAACAATTcttatattgaaaatattatataaaaagaagtttGTCTTTAAAGGTTATGGAATATATGGAGTATAAGAGAAATAGAGAAACCATCTGTCAATTGCTTTATTCGAATTTTCCATCCCCTCTTTTGGAAATGGTTTTATAAAGTTTAAGTAGCCAATCAAATACGTCCATTTGTCGAAATATGATTGGCTGAACTTGATGGGCTACGACACcatcaataaaataaataatattaaaagctATTACAAATATAGCAAAGTCCCTTCTATACAGGACAAAGACAAAtcgaaaaatttacaaaaaaataaaacaaatcatGTAAACTTTTTAAGTGCAGGTAAAACATTTGGACAAAATACAAAGAAGAAGTTAGAATATCCCTTACACATCTTGTTAGATTTAATGTTTAGACATTTTGATCAATCACGCATTTTGTTTTTCGCCATGAAGTGCAAATTTGCATtggaatttttttgtaaatcaaaattgtatttctctttattttttatctaatgaattaaaatatctatttaataaattttgctatataaaaagtatttaaaccttcactatttttatacctaaatattataaaacaaaaggCTGGAACTAAATGGGCACTAAAAACAAAGCTTAgcacattttttaattcaaatCGAACACTAAACTCTACTATTAGATTGTGAATTATAGTATAATTTACAGTAtcttgaaaatttttaatattttgtacCTTCCGCATAATTTCTGTATCTTTTATGCTCCATTAACTTTTATTATGTTCcattatgttttaaaagtaCACGAATTCAAAAGTGTATAGtatatatgtaaattttaatttagaaatttttcgGTAATTAGTTGTCAATCCAAAAAACAtatgtttttgataaaacCCCCATGCAATACATTAAATCGTACGTGAcgataaattatttttttataaagtgTACCAGTGTACCCACATTTTCCATATTTTGTCCCGAAAAGTCGTTTTTACGTTACCTATCATATGATAACACTCGTACTTAAACTAAAACGCATTTTTTTGTtgcaaataatttttttaaatcattttggaaatttttttgttagtAAACATTTCCCATGACTTTATGTTATTCTTATAActttccttttttataaattattgtGCTTTAGgttaatttttacaatataaataacgTTTAgatatatatttgtttatagtTATTTAAGTTGTATGACTATTAGAgattgattttaaatattaaatgaaaaaatatgtataaTTATTAGTAATACATAACGGAAATCAGTTTTAAAGACAATTATAGCAAATATTACTCAATTTTGATATCTCTAATTCTTTATATgctataaaattatatattttgattattattataaaaaaccacaatatttatagtttagTGGctataaagataaaatctttggaaataaaataattcgTATAAGATCTAATTATTTGTcgtcaaaaaatttatttttttttaaaacatcttttagagaaaatattgtaaCCATATTAAAACATTAGAAGTTATAAATTCGGACATATTAAGACATATAGTGTGTTTAATTAGTATtgttaaattcattttcaaTGTACTTTCAACTATTTTATGgccataaattttataatttttaattagtAGATGCTTTAAGACATTcaacattataaattttatattaaatgatTTTGAAAACCGGTTaatatatgattttttatcttagtataaattatttttagttaAACATaacattattaatatattgcACCTCTCAGCATTAGTATATAAATCTCAAATCgtacttttttataaatactacaaataatatagaaCATAAGCCGCCAATACATgaatctttaaaaatttaaaattggaAATATTTTGCTGTGTTTAATCaaattcaataaaatttttacaaccatgtttaaatattattattttattgttaaattttgtaatatcataatgttaaataaaatttagaagcttaattttgattcatctgctttttaaattgtcaTTAAGACacaattttgtatttttataattttttttattaaaaattaagttGTCATTTGCTCTCTTAGCCTCCGCGTTGTCAAAATACAaagtctttttttttatattgagtTTACCCGTGCtgttatattaaatttgaatttaagTGTTTTTAGATGcctaaatttaattgtaaGCCTCGACGATAAGCTGTGctattagaaataaattttttttcattataaatatttattatacatCTTGATAAATGTCAATAACATCATTGTCCTCAAATacttcttttatttctttatgaTCATCAATTATTATCCCGTTCATTATGATGCTTCCTTCTTTGCCACTAATTTCTAAGATATCTTTTACTAATTTGTTCTTCCCTATtgttatgttttttatcgtGTAAAAGTCtagatttaattttaaattaatgtCGGTATTTAATTTCTCTACTACTTCAAAGTAAGGCTGCGTACTATCAAACCCAATTTCATCAAgagttaaatattttgatactggtaaattattatatttaattttaatataatcgTAATcttcaaatatattttctaatgtatcatctttttctaaatacaATTCTAATTCTTTGTCATCATCTTTTATGTAAATCTTAGTTTTTGCTGGTACTAATTTAtctaaattagaaattggTTCTATTTTAGAACACAACATATTATTTGACGATAACTCATTCTTATTTTCAGAACTAACTAAAACTTTTTCTTGTTCAATAAACTTTGATTtgtcattttttttgatttctttttttgatttatcatttttttggatttctttttttgatttgttattttgtggttcttcaatttctttattttttattgtgtCATTTGATTGTCTATCATTTTTCATAGTTAACATCTGAAAACTTTTTTCTTCATCtgaagataaaatttctataattttttcacttttcttaaaattattattctttttcttttttgttaCTTTACTGACCTTAGttataattatatcttCATTACTACTGTCTCCATTGTCTTTAGACATCATGAAAAGGGatcttgaaaaaaaaaacttgatAGAAAAGAAAGGAAGCccaataattaaaatacaacatttttaagtaaatgtactttagataaaaagaaaacaattTGAGTTTAATCaacttaaaaaacaaatcatTGGACTAGTTTTATATCATCcaattttgtaatatttcattGACTCGGTCTGTTTATTTTC
It encodes:
- a CDS encoding NFATC2-interacting protein, which translates into the protein MMSKDNGDSSNEDIIITKVSKVTKKKKNNNFKKSEKIIEILSSDEEKSFQMLTMKNDRQSNDTIKNKEIEEPQNNKSKKEIQKNDKSKKEIKKNDKSKFIEQEKVLVSSENKNELSSNNMLCSKIEPISNLDKLVPAKTKIYIKDDDKELELYLEKDDTLENIFEDYDYIKIKYNNLPVSKYLTLDEIGFDSTQPYFEVVEKLNTDINLKLNLDFYTIKNITIGKNKLVKDILEISGKEGSIIMNGIIIDDHKEIKEVFEDNDVIDIYQDV